The following DNA comes from Peribacillus sp. FSL E2-0218.
AGCAAAGTAGAGGGTGTTTCTGGGGAGAGTATTACTAAAGGTAAAGTGTATCCAACTAGACAAATAGATTCAGTAGCAGAAACACATATAATTGATAGAGTAAAAGAGCTAAGAGGAAATTTAACAAGTAGGTATAAGAAATCTGGTAATTTTGCTGTTGCAGAAGTGGATGTCAGTGGGATAAGTAAATCTGAATTTTATGCTCAAAGTAGCATAAATGAACTCAAAGGAAGTCTTGAGGATATGGTGCCTGATATTTCTTTACAACCTGAAAATCCAATGTTTAAAGCTACAGAAGCTATTGGTAAAGAGGGAGAGAGTTACTTAAGGAATACAGATACGGAGTATAAAATACTAAATGACATTGCTTCTGGGCTTGGGGAGAATACACAAGCTAATGGGAAAATTAAGTTATTTACAGAATTGGATACTTGTTACAGTTGTAGTAAAGTCATAGCAGAGTTTGCTGCTAAATATAAAAATATCGAATTAGAAGTCATACACAACAATGGTAATAGAATTATTCCTTAAACTTAATTTTGAATGGAGGAGAAAATTAATGAAAGATTGGGGATATAATGAATTATTTGATGCGATTCAGGAGACATATGAAGAGTTGTTAGAAGAAGATAGGGGATATAGGTATGCTATAGCAAAACTAGCTGATGAATTTGATAGATTAGGCAAGATAGAAGATTTTATTGTTGATACTGCTATTGGAGAGATAGCAATCGGCCATGAAAAAGTATATGTTGGGCGCATTGAAGGTATAACAAAAAGGTTAAGCATGTTTATCCCACAAGAAGCAGAATCTGACTTAACATTAGAAGAAATACAAGACTTATCGAAACGAATAAAAAAAGTAATACAAGGACTAAGAAATGCAGAGGTTGATTATAATTCATCAGCAGAATAGCAGGTGAAAGAAAAATATTTAATCATGAAGTGTTAACCTTGAGTGGACAAAGCCATTCGAGGTTTTTTAATGAATTAGACAGTTTTAAATCTTAGTATGTTATCTATGATGGCTAAGTGTTATTTTTATAATTTTTGAAATTACAGGAAACTAAACAAATGAACCAACTAGAAGCAAAAGAAATAATCGAGCAATTTCATAGTTTTTGCGCAGATAAAGCAATCAATGAAGAGAATGGGGATTGATATCAATCACCGATATAAATATAAAAAAGCATTATAGGGGCTTTTATGTCCAGATCCCAGTTTATCCTATGTTAAACAGGAACCGCGACGGTTTGTACCTCATGTACTGGAAAAAGGTTTGAATATCCACCCAATTCTTTAATTAAGCAAGCAAGCGATTAGTTTTACAAAAAGTGGGTATAAAGTATGGAGCGACCTTTCATTTAATAGCTAACACTAAGTTTTCTTTATGTTGAATAAGGAGAATTTGGTGGGAGGTGATTAAATGAGGAAAGTCTATGGTATTAAAAGTTTAATAAGTACCTTGAGTCGGTAAATCAGCCAATTACCGAAGAGGAGATCAATGATCTGATATTAAATAAAAAGATACCCCATCTCAGACCCATCAATAATTTACTGGTTTTTAATTTAGATCATATTGATGGCTGGCTTCATGACCAGCCATCCAAACCTTAACTAATGGAAGCCCTGCTTACAAGTGAATTTAAAGGGAAAAGCCGGCCAAGGTGTTTCATGAAAACCTTGGCCGGCTCCTTTTCTTTTTTATTAGTGGAAAGGGATCACCAGCTGGCGCATGACTCATAATAGCGTAAGCAGGGCTTGGATGCCGGTCAGGATGATCCCGATTATAAAACCGCATACGGCTCCGTTCACCCGGATCCATTGCAAGTCTTTTCCTACCCCATTTTCCATCATGTCGATCAGCGTTTCGTTATCTAGCTTATCGAGATTTTCCTGGACAAGATTGCCGATTTGCGTATGATTATTTTCAATGAGAGCAGTAATTTGCTTCTGGATCCATTGATCGATGCTGGTGCTATTTTCTTTCATATTATCCAGGACTCGCTGAATGATGGGGGTCAAGTAAGCGTCCATGAAATGCTCACCTTCGACGAATTCCAGTGCTTCTTGTTGAATTTGTTGTAGACCTCCCGTTATGGTTGCCTCGGGCTCCCATTTCGTTAGAAGTTGTTCCTTCCATTTTTCAACTCCTTGTAACAGTTCCCTGTTATCGTTAATGCCTTGAATTTCTTTCCTGATATATAAGATTAAAGCTTCTCTATTTGGTTCCTTCTCATTTTTTAAATTATTTACGACACTTAACAGAAGGTTTTGGATGATATTGCCCAGTTTCTCCTCGTTAAGCAAGCTTTGAATCGATTTAACGGCAAACTGAAGCATGCCCTCCAGTTCAATCTTGCTGAGTACATCCATGGAAACAGTGCCTAGCCTGTGTCCGGTTTCTTTTTGCCTTAACCAATCTTCAGCTTTTTTCAAAACATGGTCCAAAGCCTTTTTATCAAACTCTTCGTTTACTAACTGTGAACTTACAGCATGTAGAAGCTTGCTCATGTCTATGTTAGAAAGTGATCCTTTTATTTTTTTTGCAACAAAAGGCGTAATCTTTTCTATATCTATATAACATATCATTTGCTTAATAAGTTTAATCAGGACTTTTCTGAACGTGTCACTTTGTGTCTCTTTTACTATGACTGGGATCAATTTTTCTGTAAAAGGAATGTTTTTGACTTTATCCTGAATGCTCTCCTTAGACAGCCAATCGTTTTTCAGCATTGAAACCAGTGCATGGGTCATTCTTTTCCGGTTGTTGGGCAAGAGAGCTGTATGGGGGATCGGAATTCCAAGCGGATGGCGGAATAGTGCAGTGACGGCAAACCAATCTGCCAATCCACCGACAAGTCCTGCCTCGAATCCTCCGTGTAATAAATCCAGCGGCAAGGAACCTAGAAAGGGAGTGGTTGCAATATATCCCGCTCCCATGATCAATAATGAATACCGAGCTATTTTTCTTGACGATTTTATTTTTGGCGACATTTTATTCCCTCATCCTTAACATGATATTCCATTATTAGTATCGAATCATCAACGTATTTTATGTTTTGCTTTTATTTAGTAGTATAGCAGGTAGTTCAAAAAAATACCCACAACTAAGGCGGTAAGTTCATATTTCGGGAATGGGGAAACTGCTTA
Coding sequences within:
- a CDS encoding Imm3 family immunity protein, with translation MKDWGYNELFDAIQETYEELLEEDRGYRYAIAKLADEFDRLGKIEDFIVDTAIGEIAIGHEKVYVGRIEGITKRLSMFIPQEAESDLTLEEIQDLSKRIKKVIQGLRNAEVDYNSSAE
- a CDS encoding deaminase domain-containing protein — translated: MEQVSLAGGPTLRQVMMEKQTIKEAYQKFTVKDSKVEGVSGESITKGKVYPTRQIDSVAETHIIDRVKELRGNLTSRYKKSGNFAVAEVDVSGISKSEFYAQSSINELKGSLEDMVPDISLQPENPMFKATEAIGKEGESYLRNTDTEYKILNDIASGLGENTQANGKIKLFTELDTCYSCSKVIAEFAAKYKNIELEVIHNNGNRIIP
- a CDS encoding DUF445 domain-containing protein, translated to MSPKIKSSRKIARYSLLIMGAGYIATTPFLGSLPLDLLHGGFEAGLVGGLADWFAVTALFRHPLGIPIPHTALLPNNRKRMTHALVSMLKNDWLSKESIQDKVKNIPFTEKLIPVIVKETQSDTFRKVLIKLIKQMICYIDIEKITPFVAKKIKGSLSNIDMSKLLHAVSSQLVNEEFDKKALDHVLKKAEDWLRQKETGHRLGTVSMDVLSKIELEGMLQFAVKSIQSLLNEEKLGNIIQNLLLSVVNNLKNEKEPNREALILYIRKEIQGINDNRELLQGVEKWKEQLLTKWEPEATITGGLQQIQQEALEFVEGEHFMDAYLTPIIQRVLDNMKENSTSIDQWIQKQITALIENNHTQIGNLVQENLDKLDNETLIDMMENGVGKDLQWIRVNGAVCGFIIGIILTGIQALLTLL